GCGGAGATCCGGCggctctgcgccgccgccaaggaCGTCTTCCTCTCCCAGCCCAACCTCCTCGAGCTCGAGGCCCCCATCAAGATATGCGGTAAGGGGCACCCCCTCCCGACGACCCTGATAGCGTGGACTAGCCTTACTAGGCCTCCGTTTCCTTCGTCTCTTCCGGGGAAATTTTCTTGCCTAGCGCTGCTCGTTTATGTTGTGTTCCATCTAGTTGTTGTTGCTAAGGGTGTGGCCTTTCTGGACTAGCTGCTCGCCTTATTCTTGGGATCCCATAGCGTGTTGACATGCTCTGGCAGCTCTGCTAGTAATTAGAGGTGGGTGCATGGTGTGCGAAATCAAAAATGATCTTGAATATATGACTGCCTGTGGAGCCGCACTGCTaggttttctttgtttttttaattaccGTTCTTGGGAGGGATTAGCAATAGTGGGGATTGAGGTGAGGGGATGCTAGTTTGTGGATATCTGTTATCTGCCGGTGTGAAGGATTGAACAAGAATAAATATTGGGCCTGTGAGGTCCTCTTTAACCTCCCTCAGCTTAAGGACTCCTGTGACGTTTCAAACCTTGATACCGTAATGGCGCAATGCCATCTAAACCTTGATACTTCTCCGGGAAGCTATAAAGCCCTTGCTTAGTATTGATTTCATTGTCAGCTGAAGGTATCTCATCTTTTGTATTGTTGTATCTTGTATGTTGATTTTCTTTGGATTGCACAGATATCCTCTTCCATGTGTTTATATGCAATTGGCAACATGTTTATCTTTCTATTAATCTCAACGTATCCTTAGCGTAGTCTGTTTATGGCCACTCTTGAGTTTGAAACCCCGAAACAATATATGTGATGGCGTTTACACCCCAGTAGAGGTCAACTCTTTTCTATCAAGCACATGATAACATAAGCCAGTTGAGTAATAGTGGTTAACAAATGTTATAGCTTGTCTAACATGCGTATGCTGCTATACCATGTTGGACTGCTTGAGCTAGCAGATAAGAGAAAATGAGAGTAACTTGCGTGCTAGTATGTTAATGACTATTTCTCAAAGCTTTTTTGTGGTTTCCCAGTGAAAGTACAATAGCGAAGAAAACAATTATCAGGGAGACAAGGCTCGAGAGGAAATGTCATAGTTGTTTGAATGACTCAATAAGTTGCAGAGGTGTCTTCAGATTGTAGGTTGCAACTTGGCATCCTAGCATGCCAGAATTGATATCGAGCTTATCAAGTCAACAACTATTCATAAATTCTCATAATTCCTGTTAATGATTGTTTGAATGTTTGGTTCAAGGTGTGATTGTGTAAATTTTATGTTATTTATCCAGTACACTTTAGGGTGATACGAACTATACCAATATACTGGACAGAAATGTGTAAAAATGGGAGTTGCTGCTGACTGCAAATTTCGTATTTGGTTTCTTTGTTGGGAGCAGATGCTGTCCAAAGAACATTTTCCCCTCGATATTTTAGTTTTGTCTAACGTATGGTGATAAATTCATATAAAGAATAGCTAACTTTACACTGAATTCAATTGAAAGAAACAATGGTTAATTTCCTGCATTGTGCGTCATGAGTGTGCTAAGTGCACTAACAGATATCGTCGCATGTCATATAATTTGCTGCACTGCCCTTTTCTTCTCTTGTGAATATGCTCATAGTTTCGCCCCAAGCAACATACCCTCTAGACTCATCTTTAATCAATTTATGATGCATGGTGAGATAATAATTTGGATGATGCTAAGCATTTATCTTCTTTACTCTTTGCCAGGGGATATCCATGGCCAGTACTCTGATCTTCTTCGATTATTTGAGTACGGTGGCTACCCACCGGAGGCAAACTACCTTTTTCTGGGTGACTATGTTGATCGGGGAAAACAGAGTATAGAAACGATATGTCTTCTCCTGGCGTACAAGATAAAGTACCCAGAAAACTTCTTTCTCCTCAGGGGAAACCATGAATGTGCCTCCATCAACCGGATATACGGGTTCTTTGATGAGTGCAAGAGGAGATTCAATGTACGGATCTGGAAGATTTTCACTGAATGCTTTAACTGCCTTCCAGTTGCTGCACTTATCGATGATAAGATCTTATGCATGCATGGGGGTTTGTCTCCTGAATTGAAGAATATGGATCAGATACGCAACATTGCTCGACCTGTGGATGTGCCTGACCATGGTCTCCTCTGCGATCTTCTATGGTCAGATCCTGATAAAGATATTGAAGGGTGGGGAGATAATGACAGGGGAGTGTCCTACACTTTTGGGGCTGACAAGGTAGCTGAGTTTCTTGAGAAGCACGATCTAGACT
Above is a genomic segment from Setaria viridis chromosome 4, Setaria_viridis_v4.0, whole genome shotgun sequence containing:
- the LOC117851785 gene encoding serine/threonine-protein phosphatase PP1 isoform X1 yields the protein MEAAAVDDMIRRLLEARGGRTPRNAQVTDAEIRRLCAAAKDVFLSQPNLLELEAPIKICGDIHGQYSDLLRLFEYGGYPPEANYLFLGDYVDRGKQSIETICLLLAYKIKYPENFFLLRGNHECASINRIYGFFDECKRRFNVRIWKIFTECFNCLPVAALIDDKILCMHGGLSPELKNMDQIRNIARPVDVPDHGLLCDLLWSDPDKDIEGWGDNDRGVSYTFGADKVAEFLEKHDLDLVCRAHQVVEDGYEFFAKRQLVTIFSAPNYCGEFDNAGAMMSIDDSLTCSFQILKPSEKKGKAGTVNMSKPGTPPRKIKISVTRI
- the LOC117851785 gene encoding serine/threonine-protein phosphatase PP1 isoform X2 gives rise to the protein MLAQAQVHQINTVGSGDIHGQYSDLLRLFEYGGYPPEANYLFLGDYVDRGKQSIETICLLLAYKIKYPENFFLLRGNHECASINRIYGFFDECKRRFNVRIWKIFTECFNCLPVAALIDDKILCMHGGLSPELKNMDQIRNIARPVDVPDHGLLCDLLWSDPDKDIEGWGDNDRGVSYTFGADKVAEFLEKHDLDLVCRAHQVVEDGYEFFAKRQLVTIFSAPNYCGEFDNAGAMMSIDDSLTCSFQILKPSEKKGKAGTVNMSKPGTPPRKIKISVTRI